One window from the genome of Gadus macrocephalus chromosome 7, ASM3116895v1 encodes:
- the LOC132461940 gene encoding beta-1,3-galactosyltransferase 2-like — protein sequence MKDASAAREVVDTPNYPRKAFLKTTFKCLLLLSLLTIPIGFILVPFPSPLSRYQMYKRSADGPAKFQKALPLHRNDPLRLSTQHNMIYPGNYHFILDDTELCRSIHPYLVLIVPVAPGNWKARDAIRRTWGNETHIQGELIQTVFLLGVPNSGNIEVLQRNVRTENRLYHDLIQSDFIDSYHNLTIKTMVIMDWLASRCPMVPYAMKIDSDMFLNVENLVSMLKTPGTPSTIYITGRLKNESPVVREKDSQWYVSEDSYRENEFPTYAVGMGYIFSLDMPRRLVEISKTVTPFYVEDAYIGVCMKTLGIDFTPPPERNHFRLYMFEFNRCHLAESICAILKTPAQLVDYWTLLKGPGPAC from the exons ATGAAGGACGCTTCAGCTGCGAG AGAAGTGGTGGACACTCCCAACTATCCGAGAAAAGCTTTCCTAAAGACAACCTTCAAGTGTCTCCTGCTTCTCAGTCTGCTGACCATTCCAATCGGCTTCATATTGGTCCCATTTCCATCCCCTCTATCGAGATATCAGATGTACAAGAGATCTGCTGATGGACCTGCCAAGTTTCAAAAGGCCCTCCCCCTTCATCGGAATGACCCGTTGCGCCTCTCCACTCAGCACAACATGATTTATCCGGGGAACTACCATTTTATCCTGGACGACACCGAGCTGTGTAGGTCCATCCATCCGTACCTGGTTCTGATTGTTCCAGTGGCCCCCGGCAACTGGAAAGCCCGCGACGCCATCCGTAGAACATGGGGCAACGAGACTCACATCCAAGGGGAGCTCATCCAGACAGTCTTCCTCCTGGGCGTACCCAATAGTGGCAACATCGAAGTCCTGCAGCGGAACGTACGCACGGAGAACCGGCTGTACCACGACCTGATCCAGAGCGACTTCATAGACAGCTACCACAATCTGACCATCAAGACCATGGTGATTATGGACTGGCTGGCCTCCCGGTGCCCTATGGTGCCCTACGCCATGAAGATCGACTCAGACATGTTCCTGAATGTGGAGAACCTTGTGAGCATGTTAAAGACCCCCGGCACCCCTTCGACGATATACATTACCGGCAGGCTCAAGAATGAAAGTCCTGTTGTACGTGAAAAGGACAGCCAGTGGTACGTGTCTGAGGATAGCTACCGTGAGAACGAGTTTCCAACCTACGCCGTGGGTATGGGCTACATCTTCTCCCTTGATATGCCCAGAAGGCTTGTGGAGATCTCTAAAACGGTCACTCCCTTTTACGTGGAAGATGCCTATATTGGAGTGTGCATGAAAACATTAGGAATCGACTTCACTCCGCCCCCAGAACGCAATCACTTCAGACTCTACATGTTTGAATTCAATCGTTGTCATTTGGCCGAATCCATCTGTGCCATCCTCAAAACTCCAGCACAACTGGTAGACTACTGGACATTATTAAAGGGGCCTGGCCCGGCCTGTTAG
- the LOC132461938 gene encoding beta-1,3-galactosyltransferase 2-like isoform X2: MKEASAAREILGTPINPRRDFLKTTFKCLLLLSLLTIPIGFILVPFPSPLSIYQMYKRSADGPAKFQKALPLPRNDPLHLSTQHNMIYPGNYHFILDDTELCRSIHPYLVLIVPVAPGNWKARDAIRRTWGNETHIQGELIQTVFLLGVPKKSSNIEVLQRNVRTENRLYHDLIQSDFIDSYHNLTIKTMVMMDWLASRCPMVPYAMKIDSDMFLNVENLVSMLKTPGTPTTIYMTGRLKYESPVVREKDSQWYVSEDSYRENEFPTHLVGMGYIFSLDMPRRLVEISKRVTPFYVEDAYIGVCMKTLGIDFTPPPERYHFRLYMYEFNHCHLAKSICAILQTPEQLIKYWTSLKGPGPAC, from the exons ATGAAGGAGGCTTCAGCTGCGAG AGAAATTTTGGGCACTCCCATTAATCCGAGAAGAGATTTCCTAAAGACAACCTTCAAGTGTCTCCTGCTTCTCAGTCTGCTGACCATTCCAATCGGCTTCATATTGGTCCCATTTCCATCCCCTCTATCGATATATCAGATGTACAAGAGATCTGCTGATGGACCTGCCAAGTTTCAAAaggccctcccccttcctcgGAATGACCCGTTGCACCTCTCCACTCAGCACAACATGATTTATCCGGGGAACTACCATTTTATCCTGGACGACACCGAGCTGTGTAGGTCCATCCATCCGTACCTGGTTCTGATTGTTCCCGTGGCCCCCGGCAACTGGAAAGCCCGCGACGCCATCCGTAGAACATGGGGCAACGAGACTCACATCCAAGGGGAGCTCATCCAGACCGTCTTCCTCCTGGGCGTACCTAAAAAAAGTAGCAACATCGAAGTCCTGCAGCGGAACGTACGCACGGAGAACCGGCTGTACCACGACCTGATCCAGAGCGACTTCATAGACAGCTACCACAATCTGACCATCAAGACCATGGTGATGATGGACTGGCTGGCCTCTCGGTGCCCTATGGTGCCCTACGCCATGAAGATCGACTCAGACATGTTCCTGAATGTGGAGAACCTTGTGAGCATGTTAAAGACCCCCGGCACCCCTACCACGATATACATGACCGGCAGGCTCAAATATGAAAGTCCTGTTGTTCGCGAAAAGGACAGCCAGTGGTACGTGTCTGAGGATAGCTACCGTGAGAACGAGTTTCCAACCCACCTCGTGGGCATGGGCTACATCTTCTCCCTTGATATGCCCAGAAGGCTTGTGGAGATCTCTAAAAGGGTCACTCCCTTTTACGTGGAAGATGCCTATATTGGGGTGTGCATGAAAACATTAGGAATCGACTTCACTCCGCCCCCAGAACGCTATCACTTCAGACTCTACATGTATGAATTCAATCATTGTCATTTGGCCAAATCCATCTGTGCCATCCTCCAAACTCCAGAACAACTGATAAAATACTGGACATCATTAAAGGGGCCTGGCCCGGCCTGTTAG
- the LOC132461938 gene encoding beta-1,3-galactosyltransferase 2-like isoform X1: MKEASAARSVKREILGTPINPRRDFLKTTFKCLLLLSLLTIPIGFILVPFPSPLSIYQMYKRSADGPAKFQKALPLPRNDPLHLSTQHNMIYPGNYHFILDDTELCRSIHPYLVLIVPVAPGNWKARDAIRRTWGNETHIQGELIQTVFLLGVPKKSSNIEVLQRNVRTENRLYHDLIQSDFIDSYHNLTIKTMVMMDWLASRCPMVPYAMKIDSDMFLNVENLVSMLKTPGTPTTIYMTGRLKYESPVVREKDSQWYVSEDSYRENEFPTHLVGMGYIFSLDMPRRLVEISKRVTPFYVEDAYIGVCMKTLGIDFTPPPERYHFRLYMYEFNHCHLAKSICAILQTPEQLIKYWTSLKGPGPAC; encoded by the exons ATGAAGGAGGCTTCAGCTGCGAGGTCTGTAAAA AGAGAAATTTTGGGCACTCCCATTAATCCGAGAAGAGATTTCCTAAAGACAACCTTCAAGTGTCTCCTGCTTCTCAGTCTGCTGACCATTCCAATCGGCTTCATATTGGTCCCATTTCCATCCCCTCTATCGATATATCAGATGTACAAGAGATCTGCTGATGGACCTGCCAAGTTTCAAAaggccctcccccttcctcgGAATGACCCGTTGCACCTCTCCACTCAGCACAACATGATTTATCCGGGGAACTACCATTTTATCCTGGACGACACCGAGCTGTGTAGGTCCATCCATCCGTACCTGGTTCTGATTGTTCCCGTGGCCCCCGGCAACTGGAAAGCCCGCGACGCCATCCGTAGAACATGGGGCAACGAGACTCACATCCAAGGGGAGCTCATCCAGACCGTCTTCCTCCTGGGCGTACCTAAAAAAAGTAGCAACATCGAAGTCCTGCAGCGGAACGTACGCACGGAGAACCGGCTGTACCACGACCTGATCCAGAGCGACTTCATAGACAGCTACCACAATCTGACCATCAAGACCATGGTGATGATGGACTGGCTGGCCTCTCGGTGCCCTATGGTGCCCTACGCCATGAAGATCGACTCAGACATGTTCCTGAATGTGGAGAACCTTGTGAGCATGTTAAAGACCCCCGGCACCCCTACCACGATATACATGACCGGCAGGCTCAAATATGAAAGTCCTGTTGTTCGCGAAAAGGACAGCCAGTGGTACGTGTCTGAGGATAGCTACCGTGAGAACGAGTTTCCAACCCACCTCGTGGGCATGGGCTACATCTTCTCCCTTGATATGCCCAGAAGGCTTGTGGAGATCTCTAAAAGGGTCACTCCCTTTTACGTGGAAGATGCCTATATTGGGGTGTGCATGAAAACATTAGGAATCGACTTCACTCCGCCCCCAGAACGCTATCACTTCAGACTCTACATGTATGAATTCAATCATTGTCATTTGGCCAAATCCATCTGTGCCATCCTCCAAACTCCAGAACAACTGATAAAATACTGGACATCATTAAAGGGGCCTGGCCCGGCCTGTTAG